In a single window of the Nilaparvata lugens isolate BPH chromosome 1, ASM1435652v1, whole genome shotgun sequence genome:
- the LOC111053789 gene encoding LOW QUALITY PROTEIN: SET domain-containing protein SmydA-8 (The sequence of the model RefSeq protein was modified relative to this genomic sequence to represent the inferred CDS: inserted 1 base in 1 codon) — MTDNKCAVCSQPARQLCGGCKAVFYCGRDHQRADWKQRHKNQCCCYKVVVSDTLGRHLVATRDIKSGEVIIKEQPLVVGPKTFHFPTCLGCHKTLKATSPDDETPPNYYKCSGCGWPLCAPRCEKLSQHKQECELMNKNGYTSTITYQDSPKPESAYCVILPLRCLLLDKPKFDELMNLESHLDTRKNKPLYRMLSENLVGFIRQVLELPFDPETILKVAAILDTNAFEIRKLVGKVKVRGLYLKAAMLSHDCVPNTKHIYVDDDFKIVISATEDIRKGDVITTTYTQTLWGTLARRSHLREVKCFSCSCARCADPTELGLYLGCILCSKCXGEMVSMSPLQDTAEWKCEKCSHKIAARQMAAGNESIKRELESVKNGGIDGLYQFIAKYSDSKSVLHATNSHLLQAKHALSQLYGNCLKKLTDEQVKLQIRICEELLEVADTLEPGITRFRGLLLYDLQAARLVNIKNEFENENITADEAQAYLTEPMKILGEATEILKTEPDLLYLLEDKMKEIAELCSF, encoded by the exons ATGACTGACAACAAGTGCGCAGTGTGCAGCCAGCCGGCGCGACAACTGTGCGGCGGATGCAAGGCAGTGTTCTACTGCGGTCGCGACCACCAGCGGGCCGACTGGAAGCAGCGACACAAAAACCAGTGCTGCTGCTACAAAGTTGTCGTCAGCGATACGCTCGGGCGACATCTGGTGGCGACACGCGACATCAAATCCGGAGAAGTGATCATCAAAGAGCAGCCACTAGTGGTCGGTCCAAAAACGTTCCATTTCCCCACCTGTTTGGGGTGCCATAAAACGCTGAAAGCCACCTCACCTGACGACGAGACACCACCCAACTACTACAAGTGCTCGGGATGTGGGTGGCCCCTTTGTGCCCCACGTTGCGAAAAGCTTTCACAACACAAACAAGAATGTGAATTGATGAACAAAAACGGATACACATCCACAATCACCTACCAAGACTCCCCTAAACCAGAATCAGCCTACTGTGTAATACTGCCACTACGTTGTTTACTACTAGACAAACCCAAATTCGATGAACTCATGAACCTAGAATCCCATCTGGATACCCGTAAAAACAAGCCGCTCTACCGTATGCTTAGCGAAAATCTAGTTGGGTTCATAAGGCAAGTGTTGGAACTTCCGTTCGATCCTGAAACAATCTTGAAGGTTGCCGCGATATTGGATACGAATGCGTTCGAGATACGGAAATTGGTGGGCAAAGTGAAGGTGCGAGGCTTGTACTTGAAAGCAGCCATGCTGTCCCACGACTGTGTGCCCAACACCAAGCACATCTACGTAGATGatgatttcaaaattgttaTCTCAGCTACTGAAGATATCAGGAAAGGGGATGTTATTACAACAACTTACACACAGACATTGTGGGGAACACTGGCTAGGAGGAGTCATCTGAGAGAAGTGAAGTGTTTCTCGTGCAGCTGTGCTAGATGTGCTGATCCAACCGAGCTGGGATTGTATTTGGGGTGTATTTTATGTTCAAAAT GGGGCGAAATGGTTTCAATGTCACCGCTCCAAGACACGGCCGAATGGAAGTGCGAAAAATGCTCGCATAAAATAGCTGCCCGGCAAATGGCTGCCGGTAACGAGAGTATCAAGAGAGAACTGGAGAGTGTGAAGAATGGTGGCATTGATGGTCTGTATCAGTTCATCGCCAAGTACTCTGATTCCAAGTCAGTGCTGCATGCGACCAACAGCCACCTGTTGCAAGCCAAGCATGCGCTGTCCCAGCTCTATGGCAACTGCTTGAAAA AGCTGACTGATGAGCAAGTGAAACTCCAAATTAGGATATGTGAAGAACTGCTTGAGGTGGCCGATACACTTGAGCCAGGCATAACTCGATTCCGTGGCCTATTACTGTACGACCTACAAGCAGCAAGACTGGTCAATATTAAGAATGAATTCGAAAATGAGAACATCACTGCAGATGAAGCACAG gCCTACTTGACGGAACCAATGAAAATACTAGGAGAAGCAACAGAGATTCTAAAAACTGAGCCAGATCTCTTGTATTTGTTGGAGGACAAAATGAAAGAAATAGCAGAGCTGTGCAGTTTCTGA